CGGTAGACGTACTCCTTGCCGGGCTCCCGCTCGCAGTCGGGGGGGAAGCTCTTCCGCTTGTCGGCGTAGTACCGCACCCGGTGGTCGCCTTCCGACCGGCGGTTGTACGTGACGTAGAGGACCCGCCGCGGCTCGGGGGTCGGGTTGGGCCCGGAGCGGTGCGGCACGAAGGAGTCGAAGAAGACGACGTCGCCGGGCGCGGTCGGACAGGGGACGAAGGACACGTCCGGCAGGTCGTCCTCGGTGAGCGGGGCCCACTCGCGACCGATGAGGCCGCGGCGGTGGTGGCCGGCAGCCAGCTCCAGGCAGCCGTTCTCGGCCGTGGCGGCGTCGATGGCGACCAGCGCCGTGACGAACAGGCGGGCGTACGTGCCCCAGCCGGCCTGCTGGTCCTGGTGCGGCTTGAAGCCGTCCCCGCCCGGGAGCTTGAAGTTGATCTTGTCCTTGAACAGGACGGCCGCCTCGCCGAGCAGCTCGCTCACGCCTCCCCGGAGCTTCGGGCCGTCGAAGAGCGCGCGGAAGCCGGCGTGATAGGGGTAGAAGTTCTCGATCCGGTTGATGAGCCGCCGCCCCGGCTCGATGAGGCTCGGCTCGCCGTAGACCATGTAGGTGCCGGGGACCTCGGGGTAGGCGTGGACCTCGTCGGTCCACGTCCGGATCGCGGCCACCTCGGCCGGGTCGAACAAACCGCGGGCGACCAGGAAGCCGTCGCCCGCGTAGGCGGCCAGCTCGGGCGGAGAGAAGGGCGTCGGCATCGGATCGATGCTCCTTCGGACCCGGGGCTACGGGATCAGCACGACCTTGCCGTAGCTCTCGCGGGCGGCCAGCGCCGCGAGCGCCTTGGCGGCCTCGGGGAGGCGATAGGTCCGGTAGATCACGGGGCGGATGGCCCCCTTGGCGTACAGGGCGAACAGGGCGTCCATCCAGCGGTCCACGAGCGGGGAGCCGCGGCGCTGGTAGAGCCCCCAGTGGACGCCGACCACGCTGATGTTCTTGAGCAGGATGCGGTTGGCGGCGATCGAGGGGATGCGGCCTCCGGCGAACCCGATCACCAGCAGCCGGCCTTCGAGGGCGAGGCACCGGGTCGAGCCGTCGAAGACATCGCCGCCCACCGGGTCGTAGATCACGTCGGCGCCCTCGCCGTCCGTGGTGACCTTGACGCGCTCGACCCAATCCTCGCTCCGATAGTTGATCAGCACGTCGGCGCCGGACTGTCGGGCGATCTCGAGCTTGGCCTCGGTGCCGGCGGTGGCGATGACGCGGGCCCCCATGGCCTTGCCGAGCTGGACGGCCGCGAGCCCGACCCCCCCGGCCGCCCCGTGGACCAGGAGCCACTCGTCGGGACGGAGGGCCGCCCGGTGCTCGAGCGCACAGTAGGAGGTCTGGTAGACGAGACCGAAGGCCGCCGCCTCCTCGAAGCTCATCGCGTCGGGGATCGGGAACACGCCGGCCGCCGGCGCCAGCGCCAGCTCGGCGAACCCGCCCCAGCCGAGCATCGCGATCACGCGCTGGCCGGGCCGGGCCCGGGTGACGCCGGGTCCCACCTGCCGGACGACGCCCCCCACCTCGTGGCCGGGGCTGAAGGGGAGCGGAGGCTTGACCTGGTACTTCCCCTGGACGATGAGAATGTCCGGGAAGTTGCACCCGATCGCGCGCGTCTCGACCAGGACTTCGCCCGGCCCCGGCTGCGGGTCGGGGACCTCCAGATACTTCATGTCGGAGGGCTCACACCATTCGGTCGCGACCATTGCCTTCATGCGTCCGATCCTACTACACGCCGCCGGCCGGCGAGCGCTCAGAATGTCGGTTCGTCTTCATGCCGCGCCCGGCGTGATCACGGTCTTGATCCCATGGCCGGCCGCGGCGTGGGCGAAGCCGTCAGCGATCCGCGCCAGGGGAAAGCGGGCCGTGACCAGCTCGGTGACCGCGAGCTTCGGGAGCAGGGCCAGCGCGCGCGGGAAGGCGGTGCCGCGGCCGTAGGCGCCCTGGAGCCGGAGCTCGCGGAAGTGGAGGTCGTAGAGGTCCGCCGGAATCCGGCTGCCGGCGGGGCTCACGCCGACCAGCTGGACGATACCGCGTGGGCGAGTCGTCGCGATGGCCTGGGCGACTAGCTCCGGCTTGCCGACGGCCTCGCAGGCCACGTCCACGCCACGCTCGCCGGTCAACCGCGCCACCACGTCCGCGAGGCTCTCCTGCACGGGGTCGACCACGACGTCGGCGCCGAGCCGTCGCGCCGCGTCCCGGCGGCGCGCCACGGGGTCCGACAGGATCGTCCGGCCGGCGCCCCGCACCCGCGCGAAGGCGAGGGTGAAGAGTCCCATGACGCCGCCCCCGATCACGAGGACGGTCGCGCCCGGCGGCATGAGGAACATCTCGAGCCCGGCCAGCGCGCAGGCCGCCGGCTCCGTCAGGGACGCCGTGGCGGGATCGAGGCCGTCGGGCAGGAGGTGGACGTTCCGGGCCGGAAGCACGACCCGCTCGGCGAAGCCTCCCACCCGGACGCAGCGGGTGCACTGGCTGTCCCGACCCGCCTGGCATTCGGCGCAGGTCCCGCAGCCGTAGTTGGGCTCGCACGCCACGGCACGCGCGAAGAGGGACTCTCCGACGTCCGGGCCGAGCCCCACCACGACGCCGCTGTACTCGTGCCCGAGGACCTTGGGCGGCGTCGCCGGGAACAGCCCCTGGGTCGCGTGCAGGTCGGAGCCGCAGATGCCGGCGGTGTGGACCTCGACCAGGACCTCGCCCGGGCCCGGCACCGGCTCGGGCACCTCGTCGAGCGTGAAGCGCGTCTCACCCCGCCAGGTCGCCACTCGCATCGCGTGAGCTATGATACCCGAGGACGGGCCCGGTCTTGCCGCCGGGATCCCCGAGGGCTCTCACCATCTCCCCGACACAAAAGGAGCCACCCCCGTGACCGTCCCGACGACCGAGTCCGCGATGTACCAGACGATGCACCGCCAGTCCGACGACCTGCGCCGCCTGCTCGCGACGGGATGGGCGCCCGCCGAGGACGCGGCCGCACGGCTGGCCGGCGCCGAGCGCGTCTTCGTCGTCGGCATCGGCACCAGCTACCACGCGGCCCTGGTCGGCGCCTGGCTCTTCCGGGCCGCCGGCTGCGACGCGCGGGCCGTCCTGTCGTTCGACTTCGCCCTCTACCCCGAGGCCGTCCCGCTGCGCCGGACCGATGCCGTCGTGGTCATGGCCCACACCGGGGTGAAGCGCTTCTCGGCCGAGGCCATGCAGAAGGCCAGCGCCGCCGGCGCGACCGTGCTCTCGATCGGCAGCCTCACCGCCGAGCACCCGGGCTCGCAGCTCGTCCTGCGGACCGTCGAGCGAGAGAAGTCGGCAGCCTTCACCGCCTCGCACCTGGCGGCGATGACGGTGCTGGCGCAGGTGGCGACCACGCTCGGCGAGCGCCGTGGGGTACCCGGAGTGGCCGGCTTCCGGGACGCCCTCGGCCGGCTGCCGGACCAGGTCGCCGAGGTGTTGGCCCGGGAGGCCGAGGTGCTGCCCGTGGCCCGCGAGGCGGTCCACCGGCGGGTCTACGCGGCCGGGGGCGGTCCCAACGAGGCGACCGCGACCGAGGCCGTCATCAAGGTGCGCGAGGCGGCCCAGGGTCAGATCGACGCGCTCGCCCTCGAGCAGTTCCTCCACGGGCCGATCGTGTCGGTCAACGCGGGGGACCTCGCGATCCTCGTCAGCGTGCCGGGGCGGGCCGCGGAGCGAGTGGCCCAGATCGCCGCCACGCTCGACGCCATCGGCGCCCGGCTGTGGCTGGTGGGGCAGGGCTTCGAGCAGGTGCCGGATGCGATGGTCTTTTCACTTCCGGAGGTGCCGGAGCTGCTCTCACCCCTCCTGGCGGTCGTCCCGGTGCAGATCCTCGCCTACCACATGGCGGTGCTCAAGCGGATCGACCCGGACCGCTTCCGCCGCGACGACCCGCGGTACGCGGTCGCCTTCGCTCTGCTGAAGCTCTGACCAAGGTCCGGCGGACAGGAACTGCCGCCGATCGGCCTTCTCCGGCATGCGGTCCTCTCGCGGTGAGCGGAGCTCAGAGCGTGTCGGAGTAATCGGCCGCTGCTGACCCCAATCACGGAATGCGTCGATCAGCCCTCCGAGCGGCGGCTGTGCCGCCGCAAACCCTCCTGGGGGAGGTCTCGGAGGGGGCCGTGGAGGCCCCCTCCGACTCCCTAGACGAACTTGGGCATGAGCCACCGGGGCAGGGCCAGGATCATGCCCGGGAACATGATGATGAGCACCAGCACGACCAGCATCGGCAGCAGGATGATCAGGACGTCCCTGATGGCGTCGCGCACCCGGATGCGGGCGATCGCGCAGTCGATGAGGAGGCAGAGGCCGTAGGGCGGGGTCACGAGCCCGAACGCCATCGAGACGACCCCGATGATCGCGAAATGGATGGGGTGCATGCTGGCCGACTGGGCCAGCGGCTGGAGCAAGGGACCCAGGATGATGATGGCCGGCACGGCGTCGATGAAGCAGCCGATGATCAGAAAGATCCCGGCCATGATGAAGCCGGTGCTGGCCACGCCGACCGCCCAGGGGGCGAGCGCCTGCACCACCGCCTTCGGGATCTGGTAGTAGGCCAGCAGCCACGCGAAGGCCGAGGCGGTGCCGATGCAGAAGAGCGAGGTCGAGGCCAGGCGGGCCGTCTCGTAGAGCACCGCCGGCACCTGGCGGAAGCTCAGCGACCGGTACAGGAACAGGCCCACGAAGAGGGAGTAGAGGACGGCCAGGACCGACGCCTCGGTCGGGGTGACGAAGCCGCCCACCACACCGCCCACCACGATGATCGGCGACATCAAGGCCAGGCTGGCCTGGCCCAGGGATGAGAAGAACTCCCCGATCGTGGCGCGCGTGTACACGGGATAACCGCGCACCCGGGCGTAGACGTACACGGCGACCATCTGGGACAGCCCGACCAGGATCCCCGGGACGAACCCGGCCAGGAAGAGCCCACCGATCGAGACCGACATGACCCCGCCCCACACCACCATCAGGATGCTCGGGGGGATGATGACGCCCATGACCGACGAGCAGGCGGTGATGGCGACGGTGAAGCTCGCGTCGTAGCCCTGGCGCCGCATGGCCGGGATGATGATCGATCCCTCGCCGGCGGCGTCGGCGGTGGAGGAGCCGGAGATGCCGGCGAACAGCATGCTGACCACGACGTTGACCTGGGCGAGCCCGCCGCGGAAGTGGCCCACCAGGGTCCGGGTGAAGGCCATCAGGCGCTCGGTGATGCCGGCCGAGTTCATGATATTCGCGGCCAGCAGGAAGAACGGGACGGCCAGCAGGATGAAGGCGTTGTAGGACTTGGCCATCTCGCTGATGAGGAGGACCGGCGTCAGCCGGTCGTCGAGGATGAAGATCGGGATGCAGGCCAGGCCCAGCGCGAAGGCGACCGGGATCCGCAGCACGATCAGCGCCGCGAACGTCCCGAACATGAGGGCGAAGACCTCACCGGGGGTCACGGCGGCCCGTCCGCAGCTGCCCGAGGGCGGCGGCGACCTTCTCGCCCAGAAAGGCGATCCAGGTCACGCCGGCCAGCGGGTAGGCGACGTGGATCGCGAGCATGTTGAGGCCCGTCAGCTCCGACTCCTGCTGCCAGCCGAAGGCGGCCCAGTCGTAGCCGTAGCGGACGAAGATCAGGGCCATCACGAGCATGAAGGCGTAGACCGTCAGCCTGGCCAGGGCTTCGCCGCGGGCGGTCTTGGGATGCGGCAGCACGTCGACGTCGAAGTGGGTGCCGTCGCGCACGGCGACCATGGCGCCGATCATGATGACCCACATGAAGCAGAAGCGCGCCACCTCCTCGGTCCAGATGTACCGCGGGATCAGCCCGGTGTAGCGGGAGACGATCTGCAGGGTCACCGGAACGATCAGGAGGCCCATGAGGACCGTGAGGAGGGTCTGGAGGACGCGGTAGTAGGCGGCGAGCAGGCGGTGCACGGCACCGGCCTGGCCGGGCGGCGGCAAGGGGTCGCCGGGGGTGAGCCCGGCGA
The genomic region above belongs to Candidatus Methylomirabilota bacterium and contains:
- a CDS encoding NADPH:quinone oxidoreductase family protein, translating into MKAMVATEWCEPSDMKYLEVPDPQPGPGEVLVETRAIGCNFPDILIVQGKYQVKPPLPFSPGHEVGGVVRQVGPGVTRARPGQRVIAMLGWGGFAELALAPAAGVFPIPDAMSFEEAAAFGLVYQTSYCALEHRAALRPDEWLLVHGAAGGVGLAAVQLGKAMGARVIATAGTEAKLEIARQSGADVLINYRSEDWVERVKVTTDGEGADVIYDPVGGDVFDGSTRCLALEGRLLVIGFAGGRIPSIAANRILLKNISVVGVHWGLYQRRGSPLVDRWMDALFALYAKGAIRPVIYRTYRLPEAAKALAALAARESYGKVVLIP
- a CDS encoding SIS domain-containing protein, with amino-acid sequence MTVPTTESAMYQTMHRQSDDLRRLLATGWAPAEDAAARLAGAERVFVVGIGTSYHAALVGAWLFRAAGCDARAVLSFDFALYPEAVPLRRTDAVVVMAHTGVKRFSAEAMQKASAAGATVLSIGSLTAEHPGSQLVLRTVEREKSAAFTASHLAAMTVLAQVATTLGERRGVPGVAGFRDALGRLPDQVAEVLAREAEVLPVAREAVHRRVYAAGGGPNEATATEAVIKVREAAQGQIDALALEQFLHGPIVSVNAGDLAILVSVPGRAAERVAQIAATLDAIGARLWLVGQGFEQVPDAMVFSLPEVPELLSPLLAVVPVQILAYHMAVLKRIDPDRFRRDDPRYAVAFALLKL
- a CDS encoding TRAP transporter large permease, with product MTPGEVFALMFGTFAALIVLRIPVAFALGLACIPIFILDDRLTPVLLISEMAKSYNAFILLAVPFFLLAANIMNSAGITERLMAFTRTLVGHFRGGLAQVNVVVSMLFAGISGSSTADAAGEGSIIIPAMRRQGYDASFTVAITACSSVMGVIIPPSILMVVWGGVMSVSIGGLFLAGFVPGILVGLSQMVAVYVYARVRGYPVYTRATIGEFFSSLGQASLALMSPIIVVGGVVGGFVTPTEASVLAVLYSLFVGLFLYRSLSFRQVPAVLYETARLASTSLFCIGTASAFAWLLAYYQIPKAVVQALAPWAVGVASTGFIMAGIFLIIGCFIDAVPAIIILGPLLQPLAQSASMHPIHFAIIGVVSMAFGLVTPPYGLCLLIDCAIARIRVRDAIRDVLIILLPMLVVLVLIIMFPGMILALPRWLMPKFV
- a CDS encoding phytanoyl-CoA dioxygenase family protein, with translation MPTPFSPPELAAYAGDGFLVARGLFDPAEVAAIRTWTDEVHAYPEVPGTYMVYGEPSLIEPGRRLINRIENFYPYHAGFRALFDGPKLRGGVSELLGEAAVLFKDKINFKLPGGDGFKPHQDQQAGWGTYARLFVTALVAIDAATAENGCLELAAGHHRRGLIGREWAPLTEDDLPDVSFVPCPTAPGDVVFFDSFVPHRSGPNPTPEPRRVLYVTYNRRSEGDHRVRYYADKRKSFPPDCEREPGKEYVYR
- a CDS encoding zinc-binding dehydrogenase, yielding MATWRGETRFTLDEVPEPVPGPGEVLVEVHTAGICGSDLHATQGLFPATPPKVLGHEYSGVVVGLGPDVGESLFARAVACEPNYGCGTCAECQAGRDSQCTRCVRVGGFAERVVLPARNVHLLPDGLDPATASLTEPAACALAGLEMFLMPPGATVLVIGGGVMGLFTLAFARVRGAGRTILSDPVARRRDAARRLGADVVVDPVQESLADVVARLTGERGVDVACEAVGKPELVAQAIATTRPRGIVQLVGVSPAGSRIPADLYDLHFRELRLQGAYGRGTAFPRALALLPKLAVTELVTARFPLARIADGFAHAAAGHGIKTVITPGAA
- a CDS encoding TRAP transporter small permease, producing MPDPGVAGLTPGDPLPPPGQAGAVHRLLAAYYRVLQTLLTVLMGLLIVPVTLQIVSRYTGLIPRYIWTEEVARFCFMWVIMIGAMVAVRDGTHFDVDVLPHPKTARGEALARLTVYAFMLVMALIFVRYGYDWAAFGWQQESELTGLNMLAIHVAYPLAGVTWIAFLGEKVAAALGQLRTGRRDPR